GCGCTCAAGCGTCGCTGCCTGTTCCTGCACATCGACTTCCCGGACGCCGAGCTGGAGCGGCGCATCCTGCTCAAGCGGGTCCCCGAGCTGCCGGCGTCGCTGGCCGAAGAGTTGGTGCGCATCATCGGCGTGCTGCGCAACATGCAGCTGAAGAAGGTGCCCTCGGTGGCCGAGACCATCGACTGGGGGCGCACCATCTTGGCCCTCGGACTGGACACCCTCGACGACGCCGTCATCGCGTCGACGCTCGGAGTGATTCTCAAACACCACTCCGATCAGCAGCGGGCCGCGGGAGAGCTGAGGCTGAACTAATGCCCGCGCGTAAGCCCCCCAAGGCGGTGCTGCCCCTGGCACCGCACGGGCTGCCGGGTCATCTGGTGGGCTTCGTGGAAGCGCTACGCGAGCAAGGCATCTCGGTGGGCCCGTCGGAGACGGTGGACGCGGGCCGGGTGATGACGGTGCTGGGGTTGCAGAATCGCACCGAACTCCGAGAGGGGCTGGCCTGCGCGGTGTTGCGCCGCGCCGATCATCGGCCGACCTTCGACGTGCTCTTCGACCTGTGGTTCCCGCCCGCGCTCGGCGCGCGCTTCGTCGAGGTGGACAGCGATTCAGGGGAGGGGCCGCTCGACATAGACGACATCGAGCAGGTGCGTGATGAGCTGGCAGACCTGCTGGCCTCCGATGCCGGCGATCTGCCGCTGAACTCGTTGATCGCCCAGATCGTGGAGGCCTACGGAAAGTACAACTCCACCCGGGGAACCTCGTATTCGGCGTACCAGGCGATGAAATCGCTGTCCCTGGACCAGATCGAGGCCAAGCTGCTCGCGGGTCTGCTGGGCGGCGGGGACGATGCCTCGCCCACGGATCAAGCCGTGGCAAAGGCGATCGCCAAGCAACGAATTTCAAAAGTGCGCAGCCTTGTCGAGGCGGAGACCAAGCGCCGCACCGCCGAGCAGTTGGGGCGTGAGCGCGTGACCGCCTACGGGGTGCCGCAACTGGCCGAGAACGTCGAGTTCCTGCGAGCCTCGGGGGAGCAACTGCGCAACATGCGCCGGGTGGTGCAGCCCCTGGCGCGAATGCTGGCCAGCCGGCTGGCGGCCCGGCGCCGGCGTGCGCACACCGGTCAGATCGACTTGCGGCGCACCCTGCGTAAGTCCATGTCGACCGGCGGCGTGCCGATCGACGTCGTGCAGCGCAAGCCTCGCCCGGCCCGCCCCGAGCTGGTGGTGCTCTGCGATGTGTCTGGATCTGTCGCGGGGTTCTCGCATTTCACCCTGCTGCTGGTGGACGCGTTGCGTCAGCAGTTCTCGCGGGTTCGCGTCTTCGCCTTCATCGACACCACCGACGAGGTGACCCACCTGTTCACTCCGAACACCGACCTGGCCGAAGCCATTGTGCGGATCACTCGGGAGGCGCAGGTCTTCACCGGCGATGGGCACAGCGATTACGGGCACGCCTTCAAGACGTTCGTCGAGAAGTTTCCGACAGCGTTGTCCCCGCGCAGCGCGCTGCTCATCCTGGGTGACGGGCGTACCAACTATCGCAATCCCGCCGTCGAGGTGCTGTCCTCGATGGTCTCTTCGAGTCGTCATGCGCATTGGCTCAACCCCGAGCCCAAGAACCACTGGGGAACCGGTGATTCGGCGGCAAAACGCTACGAAGACGCCATCACCATGCACGAATGCCGATCGGCCAAGCAGTTGGCCGCGGTGATCGACAACCTGCTGCCCGTCTAGCGCGGTCCATCACTCCAGTAAGCTGGCAATTCGTGCAATCTGACCGACGGCGACTTGGGGTTATGGGCGGGACATTCGACCCGATCCACAACGGTCACCTCGTGGCCGCCAGTGAGGTCGCGGACCGCTTCGAGCTCGACCAGGTCATCTTTGTGCCGACCGGTCAGCCGTGGCAAAAGCAGGGGCGCAAGGTGAGCCCCGCCGAGCACCGGTACTTGATGACCGTCATCGCCACCGCATCGAATCCGCGGTTCACCGTCAGCCGGGCCGATATCGACCGTGGTGGTGCCACCTACACCGTCGACACCCTCACCGATCTACGCGACGCACATCCCGACGCGGACCTGTACTTCATCACCGGCGCGGACGCGCTGGCATCCATCCTGTCGTGGGAGAACTGGGAGCAGCTGTTCACCTTGGCCAAGTTCATAGGGGTCAGCCGGCCCGGATACGAACTGAGTTCCGATCACATCGCCCATGCCGAGCTGCCGCCCGACGGCCTGTCGCTCGTCGAGGTGCCCGCGCTCGCCATCTCGTCGACCGACTGCCGGATTCGAGCGGGGCAGGAGCGACCAATCTGGTACCTGGTGCCCGACGGCGTCGTGCAGTACGTCGCCAAACACCGTCTTTACGAGAACCGAGGGGATGCCGCATGACCGCCGCCACAGAAGCCGTCGAGCTGGCGACGCTGGCCGCACAGGCCGCCGCGTCCAAGCTCGCCGCCGACGTTGTCGTCATCGACGTATCCGAGCAACTGGTCATCACCGACTGCTTCGTCATCGCGTCCGCATCCAACGAACGTCAGGTGAACGCGATCGTCGACCAGGTCGAGGAGGTGTTGCGGCGGGGCGGCCACAAGCCGGTGCGTCGTGAGGGCGGCCGTGAGGGTCGGTGGACGCTGCTGGACTATGTCGACGTGGTGGTGCACGTCCAGCATGAGGACGAACGGAACTACTATGCACTGGAACGGCTTTGGCGTGACTGCCCGACCATCCCGGTGGATCTGGACGCCTTGCCGGCCGAGTACGCCACCGATGCCCCGGCCGATACGGAGGAAGACGCATGATCCGCCGGTTGGTGCTGCTGCGGCATGGGCAGACGACCTTCAACGCCGACAGCCGCATGCAGGGGCAGCTCGACACCGGATTGTCGGATCTGGGCCGGGCGCAGGCTGTGGCCGCCGCCGAGGTGCTGGCCAAACGGTTACCGCTGGCCATCGTGTCCTCGGATCTGCAGCGTGCGTACGACACCGCGACGGCACTGGCCGACCGCTGTCACGTGGAGGTATCCGTCGACGAACGGCTACGGGAAACGCATCTGGGTGATTGGCAGGGTTTGACGCATCACGAGGTCGACGCCATTGCCCCCGGCGCCCGGGCCGCGTGGCGTGACGATGCGACCCTGGCGCCACACGGGGGCGAGAGCCGCATCGACGTGGCCAACCGCAGTGTGCCCCTTGTTGCCGAACTCGTTGAAGCGGTGAAGGATTGGGGAACCGATGAGCGCGACCATCCGGTGGTGCTGGTCGCGCACGGAGGCCTGATCGCCGCGCTCACCGCCGCACTGCTGCGGTTGGACGTGAGCAACTGGCCGGTGCTCGGTGGAATGGGCAATGCGAGCTGGGTTCAGCTGGGTGGTCACTCGGCCGACGGGGCGGGCTTCGAGGACATTCGCTGGCGCCTGGATGTGTGGAACGCCTCGGCGCAGGTGACCAATGACGTCCTCTGACAGTGCAGACGGCACCGAACGCAAGACGCTATTGGTCTTCGCCGACTCCCTGTCCTACTACGGGCCTACCGGCGGCCTCGCCGCCAGCGATCCCCGGATTTGGCCCAATATCGTTGCCAAGAAACTCGATTGGGATCTGGAGCTGATCGCGCGTATCGGCTGGACGTGCCGGGATGTGTGGTGGGCCGCGATTCAGGATCCGCGTGCCTGGGCCGCGGTGCCCACTGCGGGAGCGGTGATCTTCGCGACCTGTGGCATGGACTCGCTGCCGTCACCGCTACCGACGGCCCTGCGTGAATCGATTCGGCTCATCCGGCCGGCCAAACTGCGCAGCTGGGTCCGCGACGGTTACGGATGGTTGCAGCCCCGGCTCTCGCCGATAGCCCGCAACGCGCTGCCGCCCAAGCTCACCGTCGAGTATCTCGAAAAGACCCGTGGTGCACTCGATTTCAATCGCCCTGGATTGCCGATGATCGCGTCGTTGCCGTCAGTGCACATCGCCGAATCGTACGGCCGCGTGCACTCCGGCCGGGATGCCACCGCAGCGGCCATCGCCGCCTGGGCGTCCGAGCACAAACTGCCCGTGGTGGACCTCAAGGAAGGGGTCGGCGAGGAGATTTTCGCGGGCCGGGGCAATCCCGACGGGATCCACTGGAACTTTGTCGCGCACGAGCGCGTTGCCGAATTGATGATTGACGCACTGCAGTCCGCGCTGCCCGAACTCAGGGACAGGTGACCCATGCCGGTTGTGGTGGTGACGGATTCGGGGGCGCGCCTGCAACCGCAAGATGCCGCGA
The nucleotide sequence above comes from Mycobacteroides saopaulense. Encoded proteins:
- a CDS encoding vWA domain-containing protein, whose product is MPARKPPKAVLPLAPHGLPGHLVGFVEALREQGISVGPSETVDAGRVMTVLGLQNRTELREGLACAVLRRADHRPTFDVLFDLWFPPALGARFVEVDSDSGEGPLDIDDIEQVRDELADLLASDAGDLPLNSLIAQIVEAYGKYNSTRGTSYSAYQAMKSLSLDQIEAKLLAGLLGGGDDASPTDQAVAKAIAKQRISKVRSLVEAETKRRTAEQLGRERVTAYGVPQLAENVEFLRASGEQLRNMRRVVQPLARMLASRLAARRRRAHTGQIDLRRTLRKSMSTGGVPIDVVQRKPRPARPELVVLCDVSGSVAGFSHFTLLLVDALRQQFSRVRVFAFIDTTDEVTHLFTPNTDLAEAIVRITREAQVFTGDGHSDYGHAFKTFVEKFPTALSPRSALLILGDGRTNYRNPAVEVLSSMVSSSRHAHWLNPEPKNHWGTGDSAAKRYEDAITMHECRSAKQLAAVIDNLLPV
- the nadD gene encoding nicotinate-nucleotide adenylyltransferase; the protein is MQSDRRRLGVMGGTFDPIHNGHLVAASEVADRFELDQVIFVPTGQPWQKQGRKVSPAEHRYLMTVIATASNPRFTVSRADIDRGGATYTVDTLTDLRDAHPDADLYFITGADALASILSWENWEQLFTLAKFIGVSRPGYELSSDHIAHAELPPDGLSLVEVPALAISSTDCRIRAGQERPIWYLVPDGVVQYVAKHRLYENRGDAA
- the rsfS gene encoding ribosome silencing factor, with the translated sequence MTAATEAVELATLAAQAAASKLAADVVVIDVSEQLVITDCFVIASASNERQVNAIVDQVEEVLRRGGHKPVRREGGREGRWTLLDYVDVVVHVQHEDERNYYALERLWRDCPTIPVDLDALPAEYATDAPADTEEDA
- the gpgP gene encoding glucosyl-3-phosphoglycerate phosphatase, which translates into the protein MIRRLVLLRHGQTTFNADSRMQGQLDTGLSDLGRAQAVAAAEVLAKRLPLAIVSSDLQRAYDTATALADRCHVEVSVDERLRETHLGDWQGLTHHEVDAIAPGARAAWRDDATLAPHGGESRIDVANRSVPLVAELVEAVKDWGTDERDHPVVLVAHGGLIAALTAALLRLDVSNWPVLGGMGNASWVQLGGHSADGAGFEDIRWRLDVWNASAQVTNDVL
- the octT gene encoding diglucosylglycerate octanoyltransferase; this translates as MTSSDSADGTERKTLLVFADSLSYYGPTGGLAASDPRIWPNIVAKKLDWDLELIARIGWTCRDVWWAAIQDPRAWAAVPTAGAVIFATCGMDSLPSPLPTALRESIRLIRPAKLRSWVRDGYGWLQPRLSPIARNALPPKLTVEYLEKTRGALDFNRPGLPMIASLPSVHIAESYGRVHSGRDATAAAIAAWASEHKLPVVDLKEGVGEEIFAGRGNPDGIHWNFVAHERVAELMIDALQSALPELRDR